GGCGGCGTTGACCAGCACCGCCGTCGGCTTCATCAGTGCGAGCTCGCGCGCCCCAATGAGCCCGCGGGTCTCGGGCGTGAGCGGCACCAGCAGCACCACGAAATCGGCCTCCCGCAGCAGGTCGTCCAGCGGCCGGTACTCGGCCCCGACCTGGGCCTCGAAGGCGGGGTTGGGTCGGCGGTTGTGGTAGAGGATGCGCATGTCGAAGCCGCGGGCCCGCCGCGCCACCGCCTGCCCGATGCGGCCGGCGCCCACGATGCCCAGCGTCGCGCCGTACACGTCCTGGCCGGTCATGAACATGGGCGACCAGCCCTTCCAGCGCCCCTCGACGATGGTGCGCTGTCCCTCGTAGAGCCGCCGGGCCGCGGCGAGCAGCAGCGCGAAGGCCAGGTCGGCGGTGGTCTCCGTCAGCACGCCGGGCGTGTTGGTCACCATGACCCCCCGGCGCGTGGCCTCCGCCACGTCGATGTTGTCGTAGCCGACGGCCATGTTGGCGTAAATGCGGCACCGGGGCGCCGCGTCCATCAAGGGCCCGTCGATGCGGTGCGGGCCGACGACGAGCGCGCCGTCCGCCACCTGGAGCTGACGCACGAGTTCGTCGTGCGGCACCGGTTCCTCCTCGTGGTCCCACGTGTGCACTTCACAGGCGGTGCGCAAGATATCCAGCGCCTCATCGGGTATCCGCCGGGTGACGAAGACATGCGGCCGGGGCATCGCGATCCCTCCCGTGGGGTTGTTTTCTGACAATGTCTTCTCCACGGCCTGGCCGATTCCCGCCTCTCACGCAGGGAAGCGGCCATTCTGAAGCGAACGTCCAATGCCAGTGGAAACAAGTCCGGGAAGCGGTGAAGACGATAGTGAAGGTTGGCCTGGTAAGACATTTCCGCGTGAAGCACGACTACCCCCGAAAGCTGCTGGTCACGCCAGACGAAGTGGCCGACTGGTTCCTCGGCTACGATGCCGCCGACATCGAGTACGGCCACGTCGACCTGAGCGGAGGCAACTGGCAGCACTGCTTCTGCAGCGATCTGCCCAGGGCGATCAAGACGGCCCAGGCCATATTCAAGGGCGACATCGTCGTGCTCGAGGACCTGCGGGAAATCGAGCCGTACCCCTTCCGCGGCAACCGGATCAAGCTGCCGTTCATCGTCTGGGGTATCCTCGTCCGGCTGGTGTGGTACTTCAAGTCGCACCCGAACGTCGAGACCAAGCGGGCGGTCCGCGAACGCGTCCGCCGGGTGATCGACCAGGTGCTCCGGGCAAACGGCGACGCGCTGATCGTCAGCCACGCGGCGCTGATGCCGTTCCTGCGGGCCGAGCTCAAGCGGCGCGGATTCCGGGGGCCGTGGTTCGGCCGGGCGGCCAACGGGCTGCTGTACTTATTCGAACGCTCATAGAGCGCACGTGAAAGGGGGCCTGCCGCGGCGTCCATCGCCCGGCAGGCCCCCACAAATCGCGATTACCTGCTGCCGACCGCGACCTCCGCCGCCGGAGGCAGCGACAGCGCCATGAACTCCTGCAGCTTCGTGCGGTCCACCAGGGTGACGCCCTGGACTTCCGCCTCCTGCCGGGCCTCGTCCGTGAACTCTGCGCTGGTCACCGCCATCGCGCGCCCGCACTGGTAGAGGCCCTTCGCCGCGGCGAGCTGGCATACGGGGCCGCCGTCCACCGGCTCGGCCGAGCGGATGGCCTGGACGGCGATCCATTCCTCGCCGGAGGGGTGGACCAGCACGAGGTCCACGCCGTAGTTGCCGGCCGGCGGCGTGGGTAAGACGGTAAACCCCGCGCACTCGAAGAGGAAGGTCAGGTAGCGCAGGA
This region of Symbiobacterium terraclitae genomic DNA includes:
- a CDS encoding restriction endonuclease; this translates as MWSWLEPLGKMLYDLRWPLLLYFGGLLVCYMMIDSIQYWVRELRRARSEARFRRMGLEDIDQMDHRAFLRYLTFLFECAGFTVLPTPPAGNYGVDLVLVHPSGEEWIAVQAIRSAEPVDGGPVCQLAAAKGLYQCGRAMAVTSAEFTDEARQEAEVQGVTLVDRTKLQEFMALSLPPAAEVAVGSR
- a CDS encoding histidine phosphatase family protein codes for the protein MKHDYPRKLLVTPDEVADWFLGYDAADIEYGHVDLSGGNWQHCFCSDLPRAIKTAQAIFKGDIVVLEDLREIEPYPFRGNRIKLPFIVWGILVRLVWYFKSHPNVETKRAVRERVRRVIDQVLRANGDALIVSHAALMPFLRAELKRRGFRGPWFGRAANGLLYLFERS
- a CDS encoding 2-hydroxyacid dehydrogenase, coding for MPRPHVFVTRRIPDEALDILRTACEVHTWDHEEEPVPHDELVRQLQVADGALVVGPHRIDGPLMDAAPRCRIYANMAVGYDNIDVAEATRRGVMVTNTPGVLTETTADLAFALLLAAARRLYEGQRTIVEGRWKGWSPMFMTGQDVYGATLGIVGAGRIGQAVARRARGFDMRILYHNRRPNPAFEAQVGAEYRPLDDLLREADFVVLLVPLTPETRGLIGARELALMKPTAVLVNAARGPVVDEGALYEALRTGRIWAAGLDVFDREPVAPDHPLLSLPNVTAVPHIGSATVRTRTRMAVLAAENLLAGVTGRRPSNLVNPEVFGG